A section of the Ciceribacter thiooxidans genome encodes:
- a CDS encoding J domain-containing protein yields the protein MIFDFACEQISSLWDRLLGAIGDAAGNALSGIVEAVRTVFEGDPETRRRVSFSVAIIALSAKMAKADGVVSASEVDAFRQIFDFPAKEAQNVARLYNLARQDVAGYEAYAGKIMKMCGTGKGCPVLEDIVDGLFHIAKADGLVHEKEMNFLARIAEIFEISEERFETITERHVNPDGNPYAVLGVQPSDDFATIRKRYRALAAEHHPDRLHARGVPTEFHAVAHHRMARLNAAYAAIEKERRAA from the coding sequence ATGATTTTCGATTTCGCCTGCGAACAGATATCGTCTTTGTGGGACAGGTTGCTCGGCGCGATCGGCGACGCAGCAGGTAACGCCCTGTCCGGCATTGTCGAGGCGGTTCGTACGGTATTCGAGGGCGACCCCGAAACCCGCAGGCGCGTCTCCTTCTCGGTCGCCATCATCGCGCTCTCGGCGAAGATGGCTAAAGCCGACGGCGTGGTGAGCGCGAGCGAGGTCGACGCCTTCCGTCAGATCTTCGATTTTCCGGCCAAGGAAGCACAGAACGTCGCCCGGCTCTACAACCTCGCGCGCCAGGACGTCGCCGGTTACGAGGCCTATGCCGGCAAGATCATGAAGATGTGCGGGACCGGCAAGGGGTGCCCAGTTCTCGAGGACATCGTTGACGGGCTCTTCCACATCGCCAAGGCGGACGGGCTGGTGCACGAGAAGGAAATGAACTTCCTCGCCCGCATCGCCGAAATCTTCGAGATATCGGAGGAGCGGTTCGAGACGATCACCGAGCGCCACGTGAACCCGGACGGCAATCCCTATGCCGTGCTCGGCGTGCAGCCCTCGGACGATTTTGCGACGATCCGCAAGCGTTACCGGGCGCTCGCCGCCGAACATCATCCCGACCGCCTTCACGCTCGCGGCGTGCCCACAGAGTTCCACGCCGTCGCCCATCACCGGATGGCGAGGCTCAACGCCGCCTATGCGGCGATCGAGAAAGAACGCCGCGCCGCATGA